One Spirochaetota bacterium genomic region harbors:
- a CDS encoding nickel-dependent hydrogenase large subunit: MAKIYLDPITRIEGHLSIEIDVQNGKVVDAKNKGDMFRGFEKILLGRNPVDATQIVQRICGVCPVSHGIASSKCQDAAFGIKANKNGRLLRNLVLGANYLQSHILHFYHLCALDFVDITAILNYKGSDSGLKAVQAWAKDELALKKGRIDQISAVSPFLPRYEAKDAYIADADLNIAAIAHYLQALDIRMKAHKMVTVFGGRVPHLMGIVPGGLTHVPTRANIREYKKYLGEVEKFVNDVYIKDVVAVARAYSDYFKLGRYENLLSFGAFESDDSGSAFMFQQGMLSGGNVAKLDTALIREQVRYARYKSASDLHPLKGQTEPDPHKGGAYTWLKAPRYDGKPMEVGPLPRIAISYLSGNMAVKKEVDAVLKEFDADISAVFSVLGRHAARAIEAKLLCTQIREWLDELEVGGSPRSTYDIPEKGEGEGLVEAPRGALGHWIVIEDKKIANYQCVVPTTWFCSPRDDRGNIGPVEQALIGTPIADPANPIEAARVVRSFDPCIACAVHVVEGDRDISQFRVC; encoded by the coding sequence ATGGCTAAGATTTACCTGGATCCCATAACCCGGATAGAGGGTCATCTTTCAATAGAGATAGACGTGCAAAACGGCAAGGTCGTCGACGCCAAGAACAAGGGCGACATGTTCCGGGGTTTTGAGAAGATACTCCTGGGACGCAATCCCGTTGATGCCACCCAGATTGTCCAGCGCATCTGCGGTGTATGTCCGGTATCGCACGGCATCGCTTCGAGCAAGTGCCAGGATGCCGCTTTTGGAATAAAGGCTAACAAAAACGGCCGCCTGCTTCGCAATCTCGTACTCGGCGCGAACTATCTCCAGTCCCACATCCTCCACTTTTATCACCTGTGCGCGCTCGACTTCGTCGATATCACTGCGATCCTCAATTACAAGGGGAGCGACTCGGGCCTCAAGGCCGTTCAGGCTTGGGCAAAAGATGAGCTTGCCCTCAAGAAGGGGCGCATCGACCAGATCTCCGCGGTAAGCCCTTTTCTGCCGCGTTACGAAGCGAAAGACGCCTATATCGCCGATGCGGACCTTAACATCGCGGCTATCGCGCATTATCTCCAGGCGCTCGATATCCGCATGAAGGCGCACAAGATGGTCACGGTGTTCGGTGGCCGTGTTCCTCACCTAATGGGTATCGTACCGGGCGGATTGACCCATGTACCCACGCGGGCGAATATACGCGAATATAAAAAATACCTCGGGGAGGTCGAAAAATTCGTTAACGACGTTTACATAAAAGACGTCGTCGCCGTGGCCCGGGCCTACTCGGATTACTTCAAGCTCGGGCGATACGAAAATCTTCTCTCGTTCGGGGCCTTCGAATCCGATGATTCCGGATCGGCCTTCATGTTCCAGCAGGGTATGCTCTCCGGCGGGAATGTCGCAAAGCTCGATACAGCGCTCATTCGCGAGCAGGTCCGCTACGCGCGGTACAAATCCGCATCCGATCTGCACCCGCTCAAGGGTCAGACCGAGCCCGATCCGCATAAGGGCGGCGCGTACACCTGGCTCAAGGCGCCGCGCTACGATGGAAAGCCCATGGAGGTCGGCCCGCTGCCACGTATCGCCATAAGCTACCTGTCCGGCAATATGGCGGTGAAGAAGGAAGTCGATGCCGTACTGAAGGAATTCGATGCCGACATCTCCGCCGTTTTCTCGGTGCTTGGCCGTCACGCAGCTCGTGCGATAGAAGCGAAACTTCTGTGCACGCAGATACGGGAATGGCTCGACGAACTCGAGGTAGGCGGCTCGCCGCGCTCCACCTACGATATACCTGAAAAAGGCGAAGGAGAGGGGCTCGTCGAAGCTCCCCGCGGCGCGCTCGGGCACTGGATCGTCATTGAGGATAAAAAGATCGCCAATTACCAGTGCGTCGTTCCTACCACGTGGTTCTGCAGCCCCCGCGACGACAGGGGCAACATCGGGCCGGTCGAGCAAGCCCTCATCGGCACGCCGATCGCCGATCCCGCTAACCCGATCGAGGCCGCGCGGGTCGTGCGTTCGTTCGATCCATGCATCGCCTGCGCGGTGCATGTCGTAGAGGGCGACAGGGATATCTCGCAGTTCAGGGTGTGCTGA
- a CDS encoding hydrogenase small subunit: MALNRRDFLKLMGGTAAVFGFSGVLLQGCKKAIKEAAERTPVIWLQAQSCSGCSVSLLNTIEPDIATLITEHISLNYHQTLMGGTGEVAIRVLDEAVKKQRKDFVLVVEGSIPTGSEEYCTIGMLNGRHVSALEWIRELGKNAKAILAFGTCSAYGGIPAAADRRTGLNPTGAKSLSEILPNATIINVPGCPPHPDWMIGTILHYVLKGIPELDEYNRPKLYFGKTVHEQCEHLSDYKRGRFAKHWGEKGCLYLLGCLGMDSGCDIPNRKWLGGVNSCTGCGSGCIGCTESVFPDYGKRGLYKHLMASLDEINALEEPQIRAAVLNLRNGGSING, translated from the coding sequence ATGGCTCTAAACAGACGGGACTTTTTAAAACTCATGGGGGGGACGGCCGCGGTCTTCGGGTTTTCAGGCGTTCTCCTCCAGGGATGCAAGAAAGCGATAAAGGAAGCCGCCGAGCGCACGCCGGTTATCTGGCTTCAGGCGCAATCGTGCTCCGGGTGTTCTGTATCCCTCCTCAATACCATCGAACCCGACATCGCAACGCTGATTACCGAGCACATCAGCCTCAACTACCACCAGACGCTCATGGGCGGCACCGGGGAGGTCGCAATCCGTGTGCTCGATGAGGCGGTAAAAAAACAGCGCAAGGACTTCGTTCTGGTGGTGGAAGGCTCCATTCCCACCGGTTCGGAGGAATACTGCACAATAGGCATGCTTAACGGCCGGCACGTGAGCGCGCTTGAATGGATCCGGGAGCTCGGTAAAAACGCGAAGGCGATACTTGCCTTCGGCACCTGTTCGGCCTACGGCGGCATTCCCGCGGCAGCGGACCGACGGACCGGCCTTAATCCGACCGGAGCCAAATCGTTGTCGGAGATACTGCCGAACGCGACGATAATCAATGTTCCCGGTTGCCCCCCCCATCCCGACTGGATGATCGGCACCATTCTGCACTACGTGCTCAAGGGCATTCCCGAACTCGACGAATACAACCGACCGAAACTTTACTTCGGAAAAACAGTCCACGAACAGTGCGAACACCTCTCCGACTACAAGCGCGGTCGCTTCGCCAAACACTGGGGCGAGAAAGGCTGCCTGTACCTGCTCGGCTGTCTCGGCATGGATTCCGGCTGTGACATTCCGAACAGAAAGTGGCTGGGCGGCGTCAACTCGTGCACCGGCTGCGGCTCGGGCTGTATCGGCTGTACGGAGTCCGTATTCCCCGATTACGGCAAGCGCGGTCTCTACAAGCATCTTATGGCAAGCCTCGACGAGATCAACGCTCTGGAAGAGCCGCAGATCCGCGCGGCTGTGTTGAATCTCAGGAACGGAGGTAGCATCAATGGCTAA
- a CDS encoding HyaD/HybD family hydrogenase maturation endopeptidase yields MKNVLILGIGNILQSDDGLGVHIVNEIIDSGVTLPDNVEIVDGGTAGFDLIPLMQGKDRIIIVDALGAADEPGSVYRLSPEQCTTCNARFSLHEVGIMQVLRTLRLLGDDPLIEIIGIVPRDVTTLSMNISEPVRRSIPVAVKTVLEAALQ; encoded by the coding sequence ATGAAGAACGTATTGATACTGGGCATCGGTAACATCCTTCAGAGCGATGACGGCCTGGGCGTGCACATCGTAAACGAGATCATTGATTCGGGCGTCACACTTCCCGACAATGTCGAGATCGTCGATGGTGGGACCGCGGGCTTCGATCTCATACCGCTTATGCAGGGGAAAGACAGGATAATCATCGTGGACGCGCTGGGCGCCGCTGATGAGCCGGGGAGCGTCTACCGCCTTAGCCCCGAACAGTGCACTACCTGTAACGCCCGTTTTTCGCTGCATGAAGTGGGAATTATGCAGGTTCTCCGCACGCTCAGGCTGCTCGGCGACGACCCCTTAATCGAAATAATCGGTATTGTTCCCCGGGATGTCACGACGCTTTCCATGAATATCAGCGAGCCGGTGCGGCGATCAATTCCCGTCGCCGTTAAAACCGTTCTCGAAGCCGCGCTACAATGA
- a CDS encoding cytochrome c3 family protein, giving the protein MNRRSTTLFLICSLVISVSFAVAGCKEGTTSINPSPTDVYIINSVNKFVTDSDLKAGVVKTRDLVSDVKISHLKHQKAGVDCFTCHHKKGNDDRIKVCAQCHKGSRGEDEIHDFCIGCHAVKAKGPTMCQDCHLEVHDTK; this is encoded by the coding sequence GTGAACAGACGAAGCACTACTCTTTTTCTCATCTGCAGCTTGGTAATCTCGGTTTCCTTCGCCGTTGCGGGGTGTAAGGAGGGTACGACCTCGATCAATCCGAGTCCCACCGATGTGTACATCATTAATTCTGTAAACAAATTCGTAACCGATTCGGACCTCAAAGCCGGGGTTGTCAAAACCAGGGACCTGGTAAGCGATGTTAAAATCTCGCATCTGAAGCATCAAAAGGCTGGAGTCGATTGCTTCACCTGCCATCATAAAAAAGGAAACGATGACAGGATAAAGGTCTGCGCGCAATGTCATAAAGGCAGTCGGGGCGAAGACGAAATTCACGATTTTTGTATCGGATGTCATGCGGTAAAGGCCAAGGGGCCGACCATGTGCCAGGACTGCCATCTGGAAGTCCACGACACCAAGTAG
- the hypF gene encoding carbamoyltransferase HypF, producing MNRMDGSDHIRLRITGIVQGVGFRPFVYRIALKYGITGLVRNDTRGVLVHAQGKKERLNSFVEEIRGTPPPLSRIDSMTIEKEPPGDFKVFHIEKSAEAEERTAIIPPDSAICDECLAELLDPADRRFGYPFITCTNCGPRFSIVRDIPYDRNNTSMEPFDMCPACGREYGDPLDRRFHTQPNACPDCGPRLELRDVRGTLISADAMEIACKAAAYVREGRIIAIKSIGGYLLACDAQSDTAVLELRRRKGRPSKPFALMAGTYEKAASFLEIDETEKRLLLSHERPIVLMKEKTALVSRHVAPGLSYIGLMFPYSPFQHMLFGVDPDTILIMTSGNVAEEPIVYRDREAFGELGRIADVFVTYNRDIEQFSDDSVLFAERGKPFFVRRSRGYVPVPLVLSTDGVEVFATGGDLKSSFAYARGPSAVMSQFIGDLESPSANELYRKQMGRFGDIYRFEPRAVACDMHPGYFTTAIAGELEEKGLRKIAVQHHHAHIASVMEERNLKSRVIGIAFDGTGYGADGRLWGAEFMVADRQSFERRAHFSYFSLPGGENAIRDVWKIGIALLHARYGEEYPLMRRDGATAMVCEMIEKDINCPQTCSIGRLFDGMAAVLGIAESVSAEAEAAMLLEEAALRGAGTWIDDGWMIPVSGEGPAVISTVSLVDRVVSLRLSGLSVEAAAYAFHVAIAGVAVAMAGRMRDAGGINDVVLSGGAFQNRLLLRLIIEGLQKKRFDISLPEKIPFNDGCLALGQIAVAREIFHNE from the coding sequence ATGAACCGGATGGACGGCAGCGATCACATACGCCTGCGCATCACCGGTATAGTCCAGGGTGTCGGTTTCCGTCCCTTCGTTTATCGTATCGCGCTCAAATACGGTATTACGGGCCTGGTACGGAACGACACCAGGGGCGTGCTGGTGCACGCGCAGGGAAAAAAAGAACGTCTGAATTCCTTCGTGGAAGAAATACGAGGCACTCCCCCGCCCCTATCGCGCATTGATTCGATGACGATCGAGAAAGAACCGCCCGGCGATTTCAAGGTATTCCATATTGAGAAAAGCGCCGAGGCGGAGGAGCGCACGGCGATAATACCCCCGGACAGCGCGATCTGCGACGAATGCCTCGCCGAATTGCTGGACCCCGCCGACCGTCGCTTCGGTTATCCCTTCATCACCTGCACCAACTGCGGCCCGCGCTTCAGCATCGTACGCGACATCCCCTACGACAGGAATAACACTTCGATGGAGCCGTTCGACATGTGCCCGGCATGTGGGCGTGAATACGGCGACCCGCTCGACCGGCGATTTCATACCCAACCGAACGCCTGCCCGGACTGCGGGCCGCGCCTCGAGCTTCGCGATGTGCGCGGCACGCTGATTTCGGCCGATGCCATGGAGATCGCTTGCAAGGCTGCGGCATACGTGCGTGAAGGACGCATCATCGCCATTAAAAGCATCGGCGGCTACCTGCTCGCCTGTGACGCACAAAGCGACACCGCGGTCCTTGAGCTGAGGCGCAGAAAGGGGCGGCCATCAAAGCCCTTCGCGCTCATGGCGGGAACCTACGAAAAGGCGGCCTCGTTTCTTGAAATCGACGAGACGGAGAAAAGGCTCCTCCTTTCGCACGAACGGCCGATCGTTCTGATGAAGGAGAAAACGGCCCTGGTGAGCCGGCATGTCGCGCCGGGATTGAGCTATATCGGTCTTATGTTTCCCTATTCGCCTTTTCAGCACATGCTCTTTGGCGTCGATCCGGATACGATTCTCATTATGACCAGCGGCAATGTCGCGGAAGAACCGATCGTATACCGCGATCGGGAAGCATTTGGCGAGCTCGGGAGAATCGCAGACGTTTTCGTAACCTATAACAGGGATATCGAGCAGTTCAGTGACGACAGCGTTCTTTTCGCGGAGAGGGGCAAGCCCTTCTTCGTCCGGCGCTCGCGCGGTTACGTGCCGGTACCGCTTGTGCTCTCGACCGATGGCGTGGAGGTGTTCGCGACCGGGGGCGATTTGAAGAGCAGCTTCGCCTACGCACGCGGCCCTTCGGCGGTCATGTCACAGTTCATTGGCGACCTTGAGTCGCCGTCGGCGAACGAACTCTACCGGAAACAGATGGGCCGTTTCGGGGATATATACCGGTTCGAGCCGCGAGCGGTCGCGTGCGATATGCATCCGGGCTATTTCACCACGGCGATCGCCGGGGAGCTTGAGGAAAAGGGACTACGAAAGATCGCCGTTCAGCACCACCATGCGCATATTGCATCGGTCATGGAAGAGAGGAATCTGAAAAGCCGGGTGATCGGTATCGCATTCGACGGCACCGGTTACGGCGCTGACGGCCGGTTGTGGGGCGCGGAGTTCATGGTGGCGGACCGGCAATCGTTCGAGCGGCGTGCGCATTTCTCGTATTTTTCACTTCCCGGCGGGGAGAACGCCATCCGCGACGTATGGAAGATCGGCATAGCCCTACTGCACGCGCGCTACGGCGAAGAGTATCCACTCATGCGCCGGGACGGGGCGACGGCGATGGTGTGCGAAATGATCGAAAAGGATATCAACTGCCCCCAGACGTGCAGCATAGGGAGGCTCTTCGACGGCATGGCGGCTGTGCTTGGGATAGCGGAATCGGTGAGCGCGGAGGCGGAGGCGGCGATGCTTCTTGAGGAGGCCGCTCTTCGCGGCGCGGGAACCTGGATTGATGACGGCTGGATGATACCGGTTTCAGGAGAAGGACCGGCGGTAATCTCGACCGTGTCGCTGGTGGACCGCGTCGTTTCGCTGCGCCTTTCCGGCCTAAGCGTCGAGGCGGCGGCGTACGCGTTCCATGTCGCGATCGCCGGCGTCGCTGTCGCGATGGCCGGGCGTATGCGCGATGCCGGCGGCATCAATGATGTCGTGCTTTCCGGCGGGGCCTTCCAGAACCGTTTGCTGCTTCGACTGATCATTGAAGGCCTGCAGAAAAAACGGTTTGACATCAGCCTTCCGGAAAAAATACCATTCAATGACGGTTGTCTGGCTCTCGGTCAGATCGCCGTGGCCAGGGAGATATTTCACAATGAATAA
- the hypD gene encoding hydrogenase formation protein HypD codes for MNNDKIRAMADGFRSLRLERNLRIMEVCGTHTTEFFRTGVRDVFPEGLSLIDGPGCPVCVTPNDYLDRAIEIARVHGVTVATFGDMVKVPSSYSSLAGEKALGMRLEVVYSPLDALQIAANNPDLQVMFLSVGFETTAPAEAVAVQRARERNIANFSILCGNKLTPPAVKALLDAGETRIDGFILPGHVSAIIGVAPWRFVADSYGKPGVVAGFEAYDLIMAAAALVRLIEEKMNVVENGYARVVRDGGNPKAGEIMYDVFGECDAHWRGIGVIPRSGLALRDSYSDFDAARRFPVEPPPARQHQGCRCGDLLRGLIVPTDCGLFGSACTPENAVGPCMVSSEGPCSAYYNYGGL; via the coding sequence ATGAATAACGATAAAATCAGGGCAATGGCGGACGGATTTCGCTCCCTCCGCCTGGAGCGCAACCTCCGGATTATGGAGGTCTGCGGCACCCATACCACCGAGTTTTTCCGAACCGGGGTGCGCGATGTTTTCCCCGAGGGGCTTTCCCTGATTGACGGGCCGGGGTGCCCTGTCTGCGTTACACCGAATGATTATCTCGACCGGGCGATCGAGATAGCCCGAGTGCACGGCGTGACGGTGGCCACCTTCGGCGACATGGTAAAGGTGCCGTCCTCGTACAGCTCGCTCGCCGGCGAGAAGGCGCTGGGGATGCGGCTCGAGGTGGTCTACTCGCCGCTCGACGCCCTGCAGATTGCCGCTAATAATCCGGACTTGCAGGTAATGTTTCTCAGTGTGGGTTTCGAGACGACCGCTCCGGCCGAGGCGGTTGCGGTGCAGCGGGCGCGCGAGCGGAACATCGCGAACTTTTCAATCCTGTGCGGAAACAAGCTCACGCCGCCGGCCGTGAAGGCCCTGCTCGACGCGGGAGAAACGCGTATCGACGGATTCATCCTTCCAGGACATGTGAGCGCGATCATCGGCGTGGCGCCTTGGCGCTTCGTGGCCGATTCGTACGGGAAGCCCGGCGTGGTGGCGGGCTTCGAGGCGTACGATCTCATCATGGCTGCCGCTGCTCTGGTGCGTTTGATCGAAGAGAAGATGAACGTGGTCGAAAACGGGTATGCGCGCGTTGTCCGCGACGGCGGTAACCCGAAGGCCGGGGAGATCATGTACGACGTCTTCGGGGAGTGCGATGCCCACTGGCGCGGGATCGGCGTTATACCCCGAAGCGGGCTTGCGCTTCGCGACAGCTACTCGGATTTCGACGCAGCGCGGCGGTTTCCCGTTGAACCGCCCCCGGCGCGGCAGCACCAGGGTTGCCGCTGCGGCGATCTGCTGCGCGGACTAATTGTTCCCACCGACTGCGGCCTCTTCGGTTCGGCGTGCACGCCTGAAAACGCAGTGGGGCCCTGCATGGTGTCGTCCGAGGGGCCGTGTTCGGCCTACTATAATTACGGGGGGTTATGA
- the hypE gene encoding hydrogenase expression/formation protein HypE, protein MADRILSGHGSGGKLMNEMIGGLIRRVLGPESVQMDDSAVLNIGAGRIAFTTDTFTITPIEFPGGTIGSLAVNGTVNDLAVMGARPLYLSCALILEEGLETAVLERILVSMRRAADEAGVSIVTGDTKVVDRGKADKIFINTAGIGILERVVQRRPIAPGDAIVINGFIGDHGIAIMALRNKLSFSRGLASDCAPMSRLIERVLADFPESVKFMRDPTRGGVASVLNEIVKGKDFGIGLAEASLPVRDEVKGVSGMLGIDPLYAANEGKVFMVVRGKDAEGIVGLMRSLPEGRDAAVIGTVSVAYPGRAYLETRTGGRRILPLLIEEQLPRIC, encoded by the coding sequence ATGGCGGACCGAATTCTTTCGGGGCACGGAAGCGGCGGAAAACTGATGAACGAGATGATCGGCGGTTTGATTCGCCGTGTTCTGGGACCTGAGAGCGTGCAGATGGACGACTCGGCGGTGCTGAACATCGGCGCCGGGAGGATCGCCTTCACCACCGACACCTTCACCATCACGCCGATAGAGTTTCCCGGCGGTACGATCGGGTCGCTCGCCGTCAATGGAACGGTGAACGACCTCGCGGTGATGGGGGCGCGGCCGCTCTACCTGAGCTGCGCGCTTATACTGGAAGAAGGCCTGGAAACGGCCGTGCTCGAGCGGATTCTCGTTTCTATGAGAAGAGCGGCGGACGAGGCCGGGGTTTCGATCGTTACCGGGGACACGAAGGTCGTGGACAGGGGAAAGGCCGATAAAATATTTATTAATACGGCGGGTATTGGTATACTTGAAAGGGTGGTGCAGCGCCGGCCGATCGCGCCGGGCGACGCGATTGTCATCAACGGCTTTATAGGCGACCACGGGATCGCGATCATGGCGCTTCGCAACAAGCTGAGCTTCAGCCGGGGACTCGCCTCTGACTGCGCGCCAATGAGCCGCCTCATCGAAAGGGTGCTTGCAGATTTTCCGGAGAGCGTGAAGTTCATGCGCGACCCGACGCGGGGCGGCGTGGCCTCGGTGCTGAACGAGATCGTGAAGGGAAAAGATTTCGGCATCGGCCTGGCGGAGGCGAGCCTGCCGGTGCGCGACGAGGTGAAAGGTGTTTCCGGGATGCTCGGCATCGATCCGCTGTATGCGGCCAACGAGGGGAAGGTGTTCATGGTGGTGCGCGGGAAGGACGCCGAAGGAATCGTCGGGCTCATGCGTTCGCTTCCGGAAGGACGGGATGCCGCGGTTATCGGAACGGTGAGCGTCGCTTATCCCGGCAGGGCGTATCTCGAAACACGGACGGGCGGGAGGCGCATCCTGCCCCTTTTAATTGAGGAACAGCTGCCGCGCATATGTTGA
- a CDS encoding HypC/HybG/HupF family hydrogenase formation chaperone — protein MCLAIPMTVKSIDGTRALAEAYGVEKYVDITITPDVAVGDKVIIHAGFVIEKLDPESAREIEAAWDEYHRAMNDDNEAGRPDGA, from the coding sequence ATGTGCCTTGCCATTCCAATGACGGTTAAAAGTATAGATGGTACGCGGGCTCTCGCGGAGGCGTACGGCGTTGAAAAATATGTGGATATCACCATAACCCCCGATGTCGCAGTCGGCGACAAGGTGATCATCCACGCCGGTTTCGTAATCGAAAAGCTCGACCCGGAGTCCGCGCGCGAGATAGAGGCCGCATGGGACGAGTATCACCGCGCGATGAATGATGACAATGAGGCGGGGAGGCCAGATGGCGCATAG
- a CDS encoding fumarate hydratase — MAHRRPVSVELIGRTVADLVDRASFEMPAGVEDLYAAMRDRENSGTARYALGVLVDNAAIARADRLPLCQDCGVTIVFFDIGQDVSLEGDYLPDAVNRGVRDAYERLYLRKSVVGDPLVRKNTETNTPCFLHTEIVPGDRVGITVYLKGGGSENMSFLKMFRPTASVEEIIDHIASCVIEAGPNPCPPLFLGVGIGGTADVALVNAKRAVLRGVGSRHADPAYADIERRILERLNATGVGPLGFGGASTAAAVYIKEAPTHIATLPVALNLNCHSLRYAEAVL; from the coding sequence ATGGCGCATAGGCGTCCCGTTTCCGTGGAGCTCATCGGCCGGACGGTGGCCGACCTTGTAGACCGGGCGAGCTTCGAGATGCCCGCCGGGGTCGAGGACCTGTATGCGGCCATGCGCGACCGGGAAAACTCGGGGACTGCCCGGTATGCGCTTGGGGTACTCGTCGATAACGCCGCGATCGCCCGGGCCGACCGGCTCCCGCTCTGCCAGGATTGCGGCGTGACGATCGTCTTCTTTGACATCGGGCAGGATGTGTCGCTTGAGGGAGACTATCTTCCCGATGCCGTTAACAGGGGAGTGCGCGATGCCTACGAGAGGCTGTATCTGCGAAAATCGGTGGTGGGCGACCCGCTGGTAAGGAAAAATACGGAGACCAACACTCCCTGCTTTCTCCACACCGAAATAGTCCCCGGAGACCGCGTGGGCATTACGGTGTACCTTAAGGGCGGCGGTTCGGAAAACATGAGTTTTCTGAAGATGTTCAGGCCGACCGCCTCCGTAGAGGAAATCATTGACCATATCGCCTCGTGCGTCATAGAGGCGGGGCCGAACCCGTGTCCGCCGCTTTTTCTGGGTGTCGGTATCGGTGGTACGGCGGACGTAGCGCTCGTGAACGCCAAGAGGGCGGTGCTGCGCGGCGTCGGGAGCCGCCACGCGGACCCGGCCTACGCCGATATCGAGCGGCGGATACTCGAACGTCTCAACGCCACCGGCGTGGGCCCCCTGGGCTTCGGTGGAGCTTCCACCGCGGCGGCTGTATATATTAAAGAGGCTCCGACCCATATCGCCACGCTTCCCGTCGCGCTGAACCTCAACTGCCACTCGCTTCGGTACGCGGAGGCGGTGCTGTGA
- a CDS encoding fumarate hydratase C-terminal domain-containing protein, whose product MNWIQIQTPLDDETVNTLRTGDAALFSGVLYAARDKAHERMRRMIENGEALPFDPRGQVIYFMGPSPAPPGRVIGSAGPTTSYRMDPFAGTMCGAGVKGFIGKGKRSAEARGAMMKCGAVYFSTFGGAGAYLSRRIVSSSEIAFDDLGPEAIYRLEVAGFPAIVINDIFGGDLYEDALSKRG is encoded by the coding sequence GTGAACTGGATACAGATACAAACTCCGTTAGACGACGAGACGGTCAACACGCTCCGAACCGGGGATGCGGCGCTCTTTTCGGGCGTGCTCTACGCGGCGCGCGACAAGGCACACGAGCGCATGAGGCGCATGATTGAAAACGGAGAAGCCCTGCCGTTCGATCCCCGGGGCCAGGTGATATACTTCATGGGGCCGAGTCCGGCGCCGCCCGGCAGGGTGATCGGCTCCGCGGGCCCCACGACATCCTACCGTATGGATCCGTTTGCCGGGACGATGTGTGGCGCCGGGGTCAAAGGCTTTATCGGGAAGGGCAAAAGGTCCGCGGAGGCGCGCGGGGCCATGATGAAATGCGGGGCCGTGTATTTCAGTACCTTCGGCGGCGCGGGCGCGTATCTTTCGAGGAGGATCGTTTCCTCCAGTGAGATCGCCTTCGATGATCTCGGGCCAGAGGCGATATACCGGCTTGAGGTCGCCGGCTTCCCGGCGATTGTCATCAACGATATTTTTGGCGGGGACCTGTATGAAGATGCGCTTTCAAAACGAGGATGA
- a CDS encoding CoA pyrophosphatase: protein MKMRFQNEDDFACFREELRQRLSLHAPRTIQKKGLRQAAVIILIMNRGGEAHVLLTKRTEKVGTHKGQMALPGGGYDENDGDFLSTALRETEEEVGVRSADIDVLGRFDDFISIVGFHVVSYIGVIPHPYEYTINCDEIEEYVEVPLAMFVNREYGKVQQVEFEGSMYNVYYYYYQNFEIWGMTSRILTDFAAKILNICPGEKVDLIH from the coding sequence ATGAAGATGCGCTTTCAAAACGAGGATGATTTCGCCTGTTTCAGGGAGGAGCTGCGCCAGCGGCTCTCCTTGCACGCCCCGCGCACGATCCAGAAAAAGGGCCTGCGGCAGGCGGCGGTGATTATCCTCATCATGAACAGGGGCGGAGAGGCGCACGTTCTTCTGACCAAGAGGACGGAAAAGGTTGGCACCCACAAAGGACAGATGGCCCTGCCCGGCGGGGGCTATGATGAAAATGACGGCGATTTCCTGAGCACGGCTCTTCGCGAGACCGAGGAGGAGGTGGGAGTCCGCTCCGCGGACATCGATGTCCTCGGGCGCTTCGACGACTTCATCTCGATCGTCGGTTTTCACGTGGTAAGCTATATCGGCGTCATCCCGCATCCCTATGAGTACACGATCAACTGCGACGAGATAGAGGAATACGTGGAGGTGCCCCTCGCGATGTTCGTCAATCGCGAATACGGGAAGGTCCAGCAGGTCGAATTCGAGGGCTCCATGTACAACGTCTATTACTATTATTACCAAAACTTCGAGATATGGGGCATGACGTCCCGCATACTCACCGATTTCGCGGCGAAGATACTCAACATCTGCCCCGGGGAGAAGGTCGATTTAATTCATTGA